One segment of Streptosporangium brasiliense DNA contains the following:
- a CDS encoding PEP-utilizing enzyme: MELGSKAETLECLASALRTARVLPQVRFTVAEWERSPHSVLDRIFETPWSAAPVIVRSSSLAEDREDVSHAGEFLSELDVLGRSAVRRSITRVACSYGGGSPDDQIFVQPMLRDVALSGVAFTADPTTGSPYFVINYDDASGTTDSITAGRSCEPKIYLRHREAPSAAPVPELAGLFEALGELEGVLGPDVPLDVEFAVDTGGQVFVLQVRRLVCDVLPPPRRARLAREITEVESAIRRLSGPHPYLYGDRTLLGVMPDWNPAEVVGVRPRPLALSLYRRLLTDSVWSASRDGYGYRDLSGFPLLISLAGQPYVDVRVSLNSFLPKDVEGELAERLVNHYLRRLETEPENHDKIEFEILLSCYSLDLPDRLMRLREEGFSAQECGRLLSSLRTLTNRAIGPDGPWARDLARLSELGRRFHTVTGSGLSDIGKMHWLMEDCRRYGTLPFAGLARVGFIAVELMRSLRTLDPPLLDDAEFEAFMRGAASVTSELNADLATLDRRDFLLRHGHLRPGTYDILSPRYDEAPDHYFDWDAEWGRPHRPPPDPVLSGARADRLDLLLRQHGIRLGAYELLDFVRAAIDGRERAKYLFTRNLSEMLRILGGFARKYGYTLEDCSYVDAAVIGDLYASSGDPGRVIESAVARGRGSYESTRAMTLPSLIRRPCDVWAFGRERAEPNFVTQKRASGRVVTPDDDPRDFRGGILLITAADPGYDYIFSHGIQAFVTMYGGANSHMAIRAGELGVPAVIGAGEVLFRKWSRATGLEIDCAARQVRCTGLRNRSGL; this comes from the coding sequence GTGGAGCTCGGATCGAAGGCGGAGACGCTCGAATGTCTGGCCTCGGCGCTGCGGACGGCCCGGGTGCTGCCGCAGGTCCGCTTCACCGTGGCCGAATGGGAGAGGTCCCCCCATAGCGTGCTCGACCGTATCTTCGAGACCCCCTGGTCGGCCGCTCCCGTGATCGTCCGGAGCAGTTCGCTCGCGGAGGACCGCGAGGACGTCTCCCACGCCGGCGAGTTCCTGTCCGAGCTGGACGTCCTCGGCAGGAGCGCCGTACGCCGGTCGATCACGCGGGTGGCCTGCTCCTACGGCGGCGGCAGCCCGGACGACCAGATCTTCGTCCAGCCCATGCTGCGGGATGTGGCGCTCAGCGGTGTGGCCTTCACCGCCGACCCCACCACGGGCAGCCCGTATTTCGTGATCAACTACGACGACGCCTCGGGGACCACCGACTCGATCACGGCGGGGCGCTCCTGCGAGCCGAAGATCTACCTCCGGCACCGGGAGGCGCCCTCGGCCGCCCCCGTGCCGGAGCTCGCGGGGCTGTTCGAGGCGCTGGGTGAGCTGGAGGGCGTCCTCGGCCCCGACGTCCCGCTGGACGTCGAATTCGCGGTGGACACCGGGGGGCAGGTGTTCGTCCTTCAGGTGCGCAGGCTGGTCTGCGATGTCCTGCCCCCGCCCCGGCGGGCCCGGCTGGCCCGGGAGATCACCGAGGTCGAGTCGGCGATCCGTCGGCTGAGCGGGCCGCACCCCTACCTGTACGGTGACCGCACCCTGCTGGGCGTGATGCCGGACTGGAACCCGGCGGAGGTCGTCGGCGTACGGCCCCGCCCGCTGGCGCTGTCGCTGTACCGGCGGCTGCTGACCGACTCGGTCTGGAGCGCCAGCCGGGACGGCTACGGATACCGCGATCTGTCTGGGTTCCCGCTCCTGATCAGCCTGGCCGGCCAGCCCTACGTCGACGTGCGGGTGAGCCTCAACTCCTTCCTGCCCAAGGATGTCGAGGGGGAGCTGGCCGAGCGCCTGGTCAACCACTACCTGCGGCGGCTTGAGACCGAACCCGAGAACCACGACAAGATCGAGTTCGAGATCCTGCTGAGCTGCTACTCGCTGGACCTGCCGGACAGGCTCATGCGGCTGCGGGAGGAAGGGTTCAGCGCGCAGGAGTGCGGACGGCTCCTGTCCAGCCTGAGGACGTTGACCAACCGCGCCATCGGACCGGACGGCCCCTGGGCCAGGGACCTCGCGCGCCTGTCCGAGCTGGGCCGGCGCTTCCACACCGTGACCGGCTCCGGACTCTCCGACATCGGCAAGATGCACTGGCTCATGGAGGACTGCAGGCGCTACGGGACGCTCCCGTTCGCCGGGTTGGCGAGGGTGGGATTCATCGCCGTGGAGCTGATGAGGTCACTGCGGACGCTCGACCCGCCGCTGCTCGACGACGCGGAGTTCGAGGCGTTCATGCGGGGGGCGGCCAGCGTGACCTCGGAGCTGAACGCCGATCTCGCGACACTCGACCGGCGGGACTTCCTGCTGCGCCACGGGCATCTCCGCCCCGGGACCTACGACATCCTCTCCCCCCGTTACGACGAGGCGCCGGACCACTATTTCGACTGGGACGCCGAGTGGGGCCGGCCCCACCGCCCTCCCCCGGACCCGGTGCTCTCCGGTGCCCGGGCCGACCGCCTCGACCTGCTCCTGCGGCAGCACGGGATCCGCCTGGGAGCCTACGAGCTGCTGGATTTCGTGCGCGCCGCCATCGACGGCCGCGAGAGGGCGAAATACCTGTTCACCCGGAACCTGAGCGAGATGCTCCGCATCCTCGGCGGCTTCGCCCGGAAGTACGGATACACGCTGGAGGACTGCTCCTACGTCGACGCGGCCGTGATCGGTGATCTCTACGCGTCGAGCGGGGACCCCGGCCGTGTCATCGAGAGCGCCGTCGCGCGTGGGCGCGGATCATACGAGTCGACGCGCGCGATGACACTGCCCTCCCTGATCAGACGCCCCTGCGACGTGTGGGCCTTCGGCCGGGAGCGGGCCGAACCGAATTTCGTGACGCAGAAGAGGGCCTCGGGCCGGGTGGTCACACCGGATGACGATCCGCGGGACTTCAGGGGCGGAATATTGCTGATCACCGCGGCCGACCCCGGCTACGACTACATCTTCTCCCACGGGATCCAGGCTTTCGTCACGATGTACGGAGGGGCGAACTCCCACATGGCCATCCGCGCGGGGGAGCTGGGCGTGCCCGCGGTGATCGGCGCGGGAGAGGTGCTTTTCCGGAAATGGTCGCGCGCGACCGGACTGGAGATCGACTGCGCCGCCCGGCAGGTGCGGTGCACGGGGCTGCGGAACAGGTCAGGGCTCTGA
- a CDS encoding ornithine cyclodeaminase family protein — MTLLLSRSDLERLLDVEDCLSALEQGFVAGAPAVGPQRIRTDLPGPGTATALIPGLVEGIPAYTVKVNAKFPDARPALRGVVCLHDLGSGKLLALMDSATVTAWRTGLAAALGTHALARPDAATVAVVGAGAQADLVVRGLAALRPLDRLVVADLDARRAADFAGRHAAAFRSAGCEVVPDAATAAGSAEISVLATWSREPLLGASDVGPGTHVTSLGADEPGKSELAASLLRAGRVIVDDVSLAVAMGALGNAGLTAADAAGTLAQVLRGEVPGRRGGDEVTVYAPVGLPWQDLALAWVAYRRALDGGAGLAFDFLG, encoded by the coding sequence GTGACGTTGCTTCTGTCCCGGTCCGATCTGGAACGCCTGCTGGATGTGGAGGACTGCCTCAGCGCCCTGGAGCAGGGGTTCGTCGCCGGGGCCCCGGCCGTCGGGCCTCAGCGGATCCGCACAGACCTCCCCGGGCCGGGCACGGCCACCGCCCTCATCCCGGGACTGGTCGAGGGCATCCCCGCGTACACGGTCAAGGTCAACGCCAAGTTCCCGGACGCGCGGCCCGCACTGCGCGGTGTCGTCTGCCTGCACGATCTCGGGAGCGGCAAGCTGCTGGCACTGATGGACTCGGCGACGGTGACGGCGTGGCGGACGGGTCTCGCGGCGGCGCTCGGCACGCACGCGCTCGCCCGCCCCGATGCCGCCACCGTCGCGGTCGTCGGCGCCGGCGCCCAGGCCGACCTCGTCGTCCGGGGCCTGGCGGCGCTGCGGCCGCTCGACCGCCTGGTGGTCGCCGATCTCGACGCCCGGCGGGCCGCCGACTTCGCCGGGCGCCATGCCGCCGCCTTCCGGAGCGCGGGCTGCGAGGTCGTCCCCGACGCGGCCACGGCGGCGGGGAGCGCGGAGATCTCCGTGCTCGCCACCTGGTCACGTGAGCCCCTCCTCGGGGCCTCGGACGTGGGGCCGGGCACCCATGTCACCTCCCTGGGCGCCGACGAACCCGGCAAGTCCGAGCTCGCCGCGTCCCTGCTACGGGCCGGCCGCGTCATCGTCGACGACGTGTCCCTGGCGGTCGCGATGGGCGCGCTGGGCAACGCGGGGCTCACCGCGGCCGACGCGGCGGGCACGCTGGCGCAGGTGCTGCGGGGTGAGGTGCCCGGCCGTCGCGGCGGCGACGAGGTCACCGTCTACGCGCCGGTCGGGCTGCCCTGGCAGGATCTGGCGCTCGCCTGGGTCGCCTACCGCCGCGCCCTGGACGGCGGCGCGGGCCTGGCGTTCGACTTTCTCGGCTGA
- a CDS encoding FAD-dependent oxidoreductase: MAQADSAIVIGASIGGLLVARALSETYAKVTVVDRDLLPEDPVGRRGVPQDRQLHVLLARGRELFEGLFPGLSDELASLGAPLIDLQHQVHWYNDGYRMRRAPSPLMAFGVSRPLLEHVVRARVAALPGVSVLPACEVLGVTATPDSRRVTGVRVLPRTSGAVESAIGADLVVDAGGRASRTPVWLERLGYERAPEEHVRVGVTYVTRSYRREPHHLDGLLGALTNAVPGLPRAGIVAAQEDGRISVALSGMLGEEPPTGDEDMAEYAGTLAAPQIAEILRSAVPLDAPVKMRFPASLRRRYERLRRFPEGYLVVADALCSFNPIYGQGMTVAALEALLLRRLIAQGTDGLARRFFRGAAKLIDTPWSISVGTDLRFPEVEGRRTVAVRLTNAYVNRLHAAATTDPVLGAAFLRVLNLIDPPARLLSPAIVLRVLRGSLGRPAPARADATPVADVRA, translated from the coding sequence ATGGCACAGGCCGACAGCGCGATCGTCATCGGCGCCAGCATCGGCGGACTGCTGGTCGCCCGCGCACTCAGCGAAACGTACGCCAAGGTCACCGTCGTGGACCGCGACCTGCTGCCCGAGGACCCGGTCGGGCGGCGTGGCGTCCCGCAGGACCGGCAGTTGCACGTCCTGCTGGCGCGGGGCAGGGAGCTGTTCGAAGGGCTCTTCCCCGGCCTGTCGGACGAGCTGGCCTCGCTGGGGGCGCCGCTGATCGACCTCCAGCACCAGGTCCACTGGTACAACGACGGATACCGGATGCGCCGGGCGCCCTCCCCACTGATGGCCTTCGGTGTCAGCAGGCCGCTCCTGGAGCACGTGGTGCGGGCCCGCGTCGCGGCGCTGCCCGGGGTGAGCGTCCTTCCCGCGTGCGAGGTGCTGGGAGTCACCGCGACCCCCGACTCCCGGCGGGTCACCGGCGTGCGGGTGCTGCCGCGCACCAGCGGCGCGGTGGAGTCGGCCATCGGCGCCGACCTGGTCGTCGACGCGGGCGGCCGGGCCTCCCGCACCCCGGTCTGGCTGGAACGGCTGGGCTACGAGCGCGCCCCCGAGGAGCACGTGCGCGTCGGCGTCACCTACGTGACCCGCAGCTACCGGCGGGAGCCGCACCATCTCGACGGACTGCTGGGGGCGCTCACCAACGCCGTCCCCGGGCTGCCGCGCGCGGGGATCGTGGCCGCCCAGGAGGACGGCCGGATCAGCGTCGCCCTGTCCGGCATGCTGGGCGAGGAGCCGCCCACCGGCGACGAGGACATGGCGGAGTACGCCGGCACGCTCGCCGCACCGCAGATCGCCGAGATCCTCCGGTCGGCGGTGCCGCTGGACGCGCCGGTGAAGATGCGCTTCCCCGCGAGCCTGCGGCGGCGCTACGAGCGGCTGCGGCGCTTCCCCGAGGGCTATCTCGTGGTGGCCGACGCCCTGTGCAGCTTCAACCCCATCTACGGGCAGGGCATGACGGTCGCGGCGCTGGAGGCGCTGCTGCTGCGCCGCCTGATCGCGCAGGGGACCGACGGGCTGGCGCGGCGGTTCTTCCGCGGCGCGGCCAAGCTGATCGACACCCCCTGGTCGATCTCGGTGGGGACCGACCTGCGCTTCCCGGAGGTGGAGGGACGGCGGACGGTGGCCGTCCGCCTCACCAACGCCTACGTCAACCGGCTGCACGCCGCGGCGACCACCGACCCCGTGCTCGGCGCCGCCTTCCTCCGCGTCCTCAACCTGATCGACCCGCCCGCCAGGCTCCTGTCCCCCGCCATCGTGCTCCGTGTCCTGCGCGGATCGCTGGGCCGTCCGGCGCCGGCCAGGGCGGACGCGACGCCGGTGGCCGACGTCCGGGCCTGA
- a CDS encoding sensor histidine kinase produces the protein MPDLPFIALLRRRIRTLPPQWVDVALTALVMVVQLWPFVGRDNPHDVPWHWWGYVVVVVAVTPLAWRRRMPVPVLIFTLLATSLYDLAENLPSQPIWYGGLVAMYTVAMRSSRWARLSMIVLATCGGMLLVGSSDTALRGIVLFVAAYAIGRAAAVSRAYAAALEERAARLEHERQVEAERAAERERARIAHDMHDILAHAVSLMVVQAEAGPVVVRSDPARAEAAFDAIAAAGRDAMLQLRRMLGVLKEGEGPRAPQPTIGDLPTLAGQVTGTGLDVAYSTSGEPRPLPPDVEVAAYRITQEALTNIVKHAGASRADIRLRWDDDALTIDVTDDGPGSGRSLPSGGNGLIGIQERATACGGTATAGRRADGPGFQVSVRLPLPATAA, from the coding sequence GTGCCCGATCTGCCGTTCATCGCCCTGTTACGCCGCCGGATACGGACCCTTCCTCCCCAGTGGGTGGACGTGGCGCTCACCGCCCTGGTGATGGTGGTGCAGCTGTGGCCGTTCGTGGGCCGCGACAACCCCCACGACGTCCCCTGGCACTGGTGGGGATACGTGGTCGTGGTCGTGGCCGTGACGCCGCTGGCCTGGCGGCGCCGGATGCCGGTGCCCGTGCTGATCTTCACCCTCCTGGCGACCTCCCTGTACGACCTCGCCGAGAACCTGCCGTCACAGCCGATCTGGTACGGCGGGCTGGTCGCGATGTACACCGTCGCCATGCGGTCCTCCCGCTGGGCCCGCCTGTCCATGATCGTCCTGGCGACCTGCGGCGGGATGCTGCTGGTCGGCTCGTCCGACACCGCGCTGCGCGGCATCGTGCTGTTCGTCGCCGCGTACGCGATCGGCAGGGCCGCCGCCGTCTCCCGCGCCTACGCGGCGGCCCTGGAGGAGCGGGCCGCCCGCCTGGAGCACGAGCGCCAGGTCGAGGCGGAGCGGGCCGCCGAACGGGAACGGGCCAGGATCGCGCACGACATGCACGACATCCTGGCCCACGCGGTGAGCCTCATGGTGGTCCAGGCCGAGGCGGGGCCCGTGGTGGTCAGGAGCGATCCGGCCAGGGCCGAGGCGGCCTTCGACGCGATCGCCGCCGCCGGGCGCGACGCGATGCTCCAGCTCCGGCGGATGCTGGGCGTGCTCAAGGAGGGAGAGGGGCCCCGCGCGCCGCAGCCCACCATCGGTGACCTGCCCACGCTGGCGGGCCAGGTCACGGGCACCGGGCTCGACGTGGCCTACAGCACCTCGGGCGAGCCCCGGCCGCTCCCTCCCGACGTCGAGGTCGCCGCCTACCGGATCACCCAGGAAGCGCTCACCAACATCGTCAAACACGCCGGCGCCTCCCGCGCCGACATCCGGCTCCGCTGGGACGACGACGCTCTGACGATCGACGTCACCGACGACGGCCCCGGCTCGGGCCGTTCCCTCCCCTCGGGCGGCAACGGCCTGATCGGCATCCAGGAGCGCGCCACCGCCTGTGGCGGCACCGCGACCGCGGGCCGCCGCGCCGACGGACCGGGCTTCCAGGTGTCGGTACGGCTGCCGCTGCCCGCCACGGCCGCCTGA
- a CDS encoding sensor histidine kinase, translating into MKSRKFDALITVAVLTLGVAGTYGRLSSSGMPERPLDALGLSLLVLPALSLAFRRTAPVWTGVVAVGCGIAYYGMRYPGIFAAAPALIAIYTAATLGRRRLAVVLAAALAVGVGVLVALADTDPEPGGLSLLSGWLVAVVVVGEMVRNRRAYLHEVEQRAVEAERTRDEAALRRAGEERLWIAQELHDTLTHAISVINIQAAAATHLLDRRPEQAREALAAIRDSGHEAMRELRATLGVLRQVDAEDPGTGLARLPRLVARAEAVGLPVKVTVVGEAGMLAPDVDRAAYRIAQEAFTNVLRHAGPASITLTTEYRPGTIVLRVADDGRSDATAAGQGMGIIGMRERALAVGGSLTAGPRPEGGFEVRAELPLVSS; encoded by the coding sequence ATGAAGAGCCGGAAGTTCGACGCGCTGATCACAGTGGCCGTGCTGACGTTGGGCGTCGCGGGCACCTACGGCAGGCTGTCCTCCTCGGGCATGCCCGAGCGCCCCCTGGACGCGCTCGGCCTGTCGTTGCTCGTGCTGCCGGCGCTCTCCCTCGCCTTCCGGCGTACCGCGCCGGTGTGGACCGGGGTGGTCGCGGTGGGGTGCGGCATCGCCTACTACGGCATGCGATATCCGGGGATCTTCGCCGCCGCGCCCGCCCTGATCGCGATCTACACGGCGGCGACCCTTGGGCGGCGGCGCCTGGCGGTCGTGCTCGCCGCGGCGCTGGCCGTGGGTGTCGGCGTCCTCGTCGCGCTGGCCGACACCGACCCGGAGCCCGGCGGCCTCAGCCTGCTCAGCGGCTGGCTGGTGGCGGTGGTGGTGGTCGGCGAGATGGTCCGCAACCGCCGCGCCTACCTGCACGAGGTGGAGCAGCGGGCGGTCGAGGCCGAGCGCACCCGGGACGAGGCGGCGCTGCGCCGGGCGGGCGAGGAGCGGCTGTGGATCGCCCAGGAACTGCATGACACGCTCACCCACGCCATCTCGGTCATCAACATCCAGGCCGCGGCGGCGACGCATCTGCTGGACCGCAGGCCGGAGCAGGCACGTGAGGCACTGGCCGCGATCAGGGATTCCGGCCACGAGGCCATGCGGGAGCTCCGCGCCACACTGGGCGTGCTCCGGCAGGTGGACGCCGAGGACCCCGGGACGGGGCTGGCCCGACTGCCCCGGCTGGTGGCCAGGGCGGAGGCGGTGGGCCTGCCGGTGAAGGTCACCGTGGTGGGCGAGGCCGGCATGCTCGCACCGGACGTCGATCGGGCGGCCTACCGCATCGCGCAGGAGGCGTTCACCAACGTGCTGCGCCACGCCGGCCCCGCGTCGATCACGTTGACGACCGAGTACCGTCCTGGAACGATCGTGCTCCGGGTGGCGGACGACGGGCGGTCGGACGCGACGGCCGCGGGGCAGGGGATGGGGATCATCGGCATGCGGGAGCGCGCGCTGGCCGTGGGCGGGTCCTTGACGGCGGGACCGCGCCCGGAGGGCGGGTTCGAGGTCCGGGCCGAGCTGCCGCTGGTGAGCTCATGA
- a CDS encoding winged helix-turn-helix transcriptional regulator has translation MEESTPKSPAHCSAVEDDYDARQWDTREDCEVRQILDRVADKWSLLVIALLDRRVLRFTELSRKIDGISQRMLTVTLRQLERDGLVRRTVHPVVPPRVDYELTPLGVTLHDTIQSLVMWTEKHQSEIASARADYDARADVTPAVTEPRRPAADRNVTRAGGRDGTRTAAAVRDGTRTAAAVRDGTQTAAAVRDGSRARASGGRCETCGAPIHSARTGRPARFCGTACRQKAHRQRARARELS, from the coding sequence ATGGAAGAAAGCACTCCGAAGTCGCCGGCGCACTGCTCCGCCGTCGAGGACGACTACGACGCCCGCCAGTGGGACACCAGGGAGGACTGCGAGGTCCGCCAGATCCTCGACCGGGTGGCGGACAAATGGTCGCTGCTGGTGATCGCCCTGCTGGACCGGCGCGTCCTGCGCTTCACCGAGCTGAGCCGTAAGATCGACGGCATCAGCCAGCGCATGCTCACCGTGACCCTGCGCCAGCTCGAACGCGATGGCCTGGTGCGCCGCACCGTCCATCCCGTCGTGCCTCCCCGGGTGGACTACGAGCTCACGCCGCTGGGCGTGACCCTGCACGACACCATCCAGTCGCTCGTCATGTGGACGGAGAAGCACCAGAGCGAGATCGCCTCCGCCCGCGCCGACTACGACGCCCGTGCCGACGTCACGCCGGCCGTGACGGAACCCAGGAGACCGGCGGCCGACCGTAACGTAACCCGGGCCGGCGGACGCGACGGAACCCGGACGGCGGCCGCGGTCCGCGACGGAACCCGGACGGCGGCCGCGGTCCGCGACGGAACCCAGACGGCGGCCGCGGTCCGCGACGGGAGCCGGGCCAGGGCGAGCGGGGGGCGGTGCGAGACGTGCGGCGCTCCCATCCACTCCGCCCGCACGGGCCGGCCCGCCCGGTTCTGCGGTACGGCATGCCGCCAGAAGGCGCACCGCCAACGTGCCCGTGCCCGCGAGCTGAGCTGA
- a CDS encoding multicopper oxidase family protein, which yields MISRRGFLGLLGGTGLAVAGCGTSTAETAGQTLTSALAPPTPFTVPLPVPRTAVPVRPGHYEVVQRAARVEIIPGTTTEVWGYDGTFPGPTFDLRRAEPTVIRVRNELPVPTSTHLHGGVTPPGSDGYPTDLVVAEGRGFRPPPGAHAAHDPSLWTFHSGARDYLYPLDQRAATLWYHDHRMDFTAPQVWRGLAGFLLVRDDEDDALPLPKGARDLPLMICDRSFEEDGAFRYPEVDPSLLVKAGVEDDFMEGVEGDVILVNGAPWPVLEVDAARYRLRLLNASNARRYRLELTPGGRFVQVGSDLGLLAAPVTHDAITIAPAERFDVVVDFSGHPVGAEVTLVNTLGTGQTRNVMRFRVARKAKDDSTVPRRLSRIEPPDRSGAVATRTFDFRRTGQGGGAAWTINGRPFRPGSPLARPRLNTTEVWRFTSDFHHPVHVHLARFQVLSRGGRPPAPTDAGWKDTVDVRPYEVVDVLVRFEGYRGRYMLHCHNLEHEDMAMMADFEVV from the coding sequence GTGATCTCCCGACGGGGCTTCCTCGGCCTGCTCGGCGGCACCGGGCTCGCCGTCGCCGGCTGCGGGACGTCGACCGCCGAGACCGCCGGCCAGACGCTGACCAGCGCGCTGGCGCCGCCCACGCCGTTCACCGTGCCGCTCCCGGTCCCCAGGACCGCCGTTCCCGTACGGCCGGGCCACTACGAGGTGGTCCAGCGGGCGGCCCGGGTGGAGATCATCCCGGGCACGACGACGGAGGTCTGGGGCTACGACGGCACCTTCCCCGGTCCCACCTTCGACCTGCGCCGCGCCGAACCCACCGTCATCCGGGTCCGCAACGAGCTGCCCGTGCCCACCTCCACGCATCTGCACGGCGGGGTCACCCCGCCCGGCTCCGACGGCTACCCCACCGACCTGGTGGTGGCCGAGGGCAGGGGGTTCCGGCCGCCGCCCGGCGCGCACGCCGCTCACGACCCGTCGCTGTGGACCTTCCACTCCGGGGCCAGGGACTACCTCTACCCGCTGGACCAGCGGGCGGCCACGCTCTGGTACCACGACCACCGGATGGACTTCACCGCTCCGCAGGTCTGGCGGGGCCTGGCCGGCTTCCTGCTGGTCCGCGACGACGAGGACGACGCGCTGCCGCTGCCGAAGGGCGCGCGGGACCTGCCGCTGATGATCTGTGACCGGTCCTTCGAGGAGGACGGCGCGTTCCGCTATCCGGAGGTGGACCCGAGCCTGCTGGTCAAGGCGGGGGTGGAGGACGACTTCATGGAAGGCGTGGAGGGCGACGTGATCCTGGTCAACGGCGCCCCCTGGCCGGTTCTGGAGGTGGACGCCGCCCGCTACCGGCTGCGGCTGCTCAACGCCTCCAACGCCCGCCGCTACCGCCTCGAACTGACGCCCGGCGGCAGGTTCGTCCAGGTCGGCAGCGACCTTGGGCTGCTGGCCGCCCCGGTGACCCATGACGCGATCACTATCGCCCCGGCGGAACGGTTCGACGTGGTCGTGGACTTCTCCGGCCACCCCGTCGGCGCCGAGGTGACGCTGGTCAACACGCTGGGCACCGGGCAGACGCGGAACGTGATGCGCTTCCGCGTCGCCCGGAAGGCGAAGGACGACAGCACGGTCCCCAGGCGGCTGTCCCGGATCGAGCCCCCTGACCGGTCCGGAGCCGTGGCCACGCGGACCTTCGACTTCCGCAGGACCGGACAGGGCGGCGGAGCGGCCTGGACGATCAACGGGCGGCCGTTCCGGCCGGGCAGCCCGCTGGCCAGGCCACGGCTGAACACCACCGAGGTCTGGCGGTTCACCAGCGATTTCCACCACCCCGTACACGTGCACCTGGCCCGTTTCCAGGTGCTGTCACGCGGCGGCAGGCCGCCCGCCCCGACGGACGCGGGCTGGAAGGACACCGTCGACGTCCGGCCCTACGAGGTCGTCGACGTCCTGGTCCGCTTCGAGGGATACCGGGGGCGCTACATGCTGCACTGCCACAACCTCGAACACGAGGACATGGCGATGATGGCCGACTTCGAGGTGGTCTGA
- a CDS encoding histidine phosphatase family protein — translation MAHAVTIATLGHLPSRDNRLGLRSRDQEVLPEALRRFRDGLGPALQILRSLAPVYRAVYCPTTLRHLTSARVVSDLFGIPAPVPDARINNVDYGIHKGRPLEETPRRSAAVDGPYEGGTSWTHVAGQWRSFFEDRLRRHDGQAVLLAGQSGACPVMMAHICDDVPLAAALSDPRLDIPLLDARGPAPSVSVWTYRWR, via the coding sequence GTGGCCCACGCCGTCACCATCGCCACCCTGGGACATCTGCCGTCCCGGGACAACCGGCTCGGTCTCCGGTCGCGCGACCAGGAGGTCCTCCCGGAGGCGCTGCGCCGCTTCAGGGACGGGCTCGGCCCGGCGCTGCAGATCCTCAGATCCCTGGCTCCCGTATACCGCGCGGTCTACTGCCCCACCACGCTCAGGCACCTGACCAGCGCCAGAGTGGTCTCCGACCTCTTCGGGATCCCCGCCCCGGTCCCGGACGCCCGGATCAACAACGTCGACTACGGGATCCACAAGGGCAGGCCCCTGGAGGAGACGCCACGCAGGTCCGCCGCCGTCGACGGCCCCTACGAGGGCGGCACGTCCTGGACGCACGTGGCGGGACAGTGGCGTTCCTTCTTCGAGGACCGGCTCAGGAGGCACGACGGGCAGGCCGTGCTCCTGGCCGGCCAGTCGGGGGCATGCCCGGTGATGATGGCCCACATCTGTGACGACGTGCCGCTGGCCGCCGCCCTGAGCGACCCCCGGCTCGACATCCCGCTCCTCGACGCCCGCGGTCCGGCGCCCTCCGTCTCGGTGTGGACCTACCGGTGGCGCTGA
- a CDS encoding response regulator, which produces MIRVLLADDQPLIRAGFRALLDYEDDIEVIGEAGNGGEAVELCRALRPDVALLDVRMPLLDGIQATRMIGSDPELNAVRVVILTNYALDEYVFAALRAGAGGFLVKDIEPVELLQAVRVAARGDALLSPSVTRRLIEEYVSAPPRPVAGPGLERLTGREREVLALVAAGMSNEEIAGQLVISHATAKTHVSRTMTKLGARDRAQLVVFAYESGLVTPGGR; this is translated from the coding sequence ATGATCCGAGTGCTGCTGGCCGACGACCAGCCGTTGATCCGCGCGGGCTTCCGGGCCCTGCTCGACTACGAGGACGACATCGAGGTGATCGGCGAGGCCGGGAACGGCGGCGAGGCCGTCGAGCTCTGCCGGGCGCTGCGGCCGGACGTGGCGCTGCTGGACGTCAGGATGCCCCTGCTCGACGGGATCCAGGCCACCCGGATGATCGGCTCGGACCCCGAGCTGAACGCGGTGCGCGTGGTGATCCTGACCAACTACGCCCTTGACGAATACGTCTTCGCCGCGCTCCGGGCCGGGGCCGGCGGCTTCCTGGTCAAGGACATCGAGCCTGTCGAACTGCTGCAGGCGGTGCGCGTGGCGGCCCGCGGCGACGCGCTGCTGTCGCCCTCGGTCACCCGGCGGCTGATCGAGGAATACGTCTCCGCCCCGCCCAGGCCGGTGGCCGGCCCCGGCCTGGAACGGCTGACCGGGCGGGAGCGCGAGGTGCTGGCCCTGGTGGCGGCCGGCATGTCCAACGAGGAGATCGCCGGGCAGCTGGTCATCAGCCACGCCACCGCCAAGACCCACGTCAGCCGTACGATGACCAAGCTCGGCGCCCGCGACCGGGCCCAGCTCGTCGTCTTCGCCTACGAGTCGGGGCTGGTCACTCCGGGAGGCCGCTGA